The window CTCGATGAAGAGCTGGTTCCAGTCGGTCAATCTGAAATGAACGGTCGGTTCAATCGATCGGGGACGCCAACAGTCCCGGGTTGACCGGCCGGCCGAGAAACGCTGCAAGCGCGCTCAGCATCGAGCGTGAGTCGCCGGGGGAAAAAAATGCCTCGCGAAAATCCCGACCGGTTTGCGGGTCGAACACGCCATCGCGCTGAAACCGCGTGAATACTTCGCTGGCCAGCACACCAGACCATTTGTAGGCGTAGACCGACGCCTCGTAACCGGTCACCAGGTAGTCAAAACCATTGGCAAAACGGTGGTAACCGGACAGTCGCAGTTCTGGAAATTCGCCCTGCACGTCCTCGAACACCTGCTCGATGCTGCGGCCATCGCCATGGCTGCGGTGCAACTCCAGATCAAATAACGCACTCATCAGCAACACGCCGGTGGCCCGGCTGGTGTGGGCGCCAATGGCCGTCAGCGCGGTGTTGATGCGTTGTTCTGTCAGGCGTTCGCCGCTCTGGTAATGGGCGCCCAGCCATAGCAGACACTCGGCTGACAGACACCAGTGTTCAAACAGCTGCCCGGCGAATTCGGCGGTATCGCGCCCCAGCTGGGAAATCCCCGACAGGTTGCGATGGGGCGAGCGCGTCAACACATGCTGCAAGCAGTGCCCGAATTCGTGGAACAGTACGCGCAGATTTTCGCTGGAAAGCAGGCACGGATGATCTTCGGTGACAGGGGTGAAGTTGCAGTACAGGTGAGCAATCGGCAGCGCAGGGCGTCCCTCGGCGTTGATCCGGCGAATGCGCAGGGCTGAGGTGAAGGCGTAATCGGCAGCGTCTTCACGATGAAAGGGATCCACGTAGATATGCCCGATCACTTGTTCATATTCGCTGATCTCCAGAAGCCGTACCGTTTCGTCCCAGTGGTTGAGGGTGGTTTGCTCGACAATGGAGATGCCAAACAGGCGTTCACTGAACCGACAGAGTCGACGCAACGTGCCTTCCAGCGGGAAATACTGTCGCAAGCCTTTCAGCGCGCCGTTTAATTGCTCAAGGCGTAATTGCTCGGCGAGAAAATCTTCATCCCACGTCTGTATATCGGCAATGCCCCGAGTGCGTGCGAAGGCTAGCAGGGCTTTGGCATCGCGCTGCAGGGACGGTCGATTCGTGGCCATTTGCTCGCGCAAAAAATCACCCACCTGTTTGGGCGAAGTGGCCATGCGATTTTCGAGGCGCAATTGCACGAAATTTTCGAAGCCCAGCAATTCGGCTTTCTCCTGGCGCAATGCGAGTAACACCGTCAGGACTGGAGTGTTATTCAGTTCATTCGCCTGAGGGCCACGGTCGGACGCCCGGTTCATCCACGCGGTGAAATAGGCCTCCCGCAGCGGGCGGTTGTGCGCGTGGGTCATGAGCGACCGAAAGGTGTTCTGATCCAGCGTGAGCAGCCAGCCTTCAAGTCCCGCCTGGCGGGCATTGAGTGCCATGCGCGCCAGCACCGCCGGTGACAGGCCTTCGAGCTGCGTGACGTCGTCGATGTGCATGCTCCATGCGGTGTTGGCCAGCTCCAGATTGCTTTGAAACAACTGCTCCAGCTGGCGGATATCGCGGTTCAGACGAGCGAGCCTTTGCTGCTGTGCAGGCTGCAGTTCGATGCCGGACAAGCGGAACTTGCGCAGGATTTTCGCCAGCGAAGCTTTGCGCGGATCATCGAAGCTCGCGGCGACCGAGCTGTTCGCCAGCCGTTGATAGGTACGGTACAGCGCCGCATGCGTGTTTTTTTCGGCGGCGTACTGGGCGGCGGTCAGACTGCACAGCGCGCTTTCCCTGAGCCAGTCGACATCGTCGGGTTTGACTGTCGAAAGAATTTCGATGATGGCCATGGCTTCATCCAGACGCGCATCGGCCTCATCGACGGCCAGCACCAGATCGTCCCAGCCCGGATGCTCGGTCTGGCTGGCGATCACTTGGGCAATGACCTGGCGGTTTTCGGCAACGATCACGTTGATCGCCGGGACCAGATGCTCGGCGCGTATCGCCGACCACGGTGGCAGGGTCCAGTGCTGTAGCAGCGGATTGGTATCGGGCATGGCGTCTTCCTTGAGGCGTGGCTGAGAAGGGTCAGCCTAGGCAGGAAGCGCGGGGGAAGGGCGGTAGATAGTTACCACCTTCCACCGGCAAACGGTGGAAGGTGGAAGGTGGTTGCGACTCAGTGTTGCTCGTCAGGCTTTTTTGCAAGCTTCGGATTGGGGAAGAACTGCACCGCCTGGACTGTCTTGTCCTGCGGCGGCTTGAGCGCGCTGGTGTTGACCCGCGTGCCCAGT of the Pseudomonas sp. Seg1 genome contains:
- a CDS encoding M3 family metallopeptidase; this translates as MPDTNPLLQHWTLPPWSAIRAEHLVPAINVIVAENRQVIAQVIASQTEHPGWDDLVLAVDEADARLDEAMAIIEILSTVKPDDVDWLRESALCSLTAAQYAAEKNTHAALYRTYQRLANSSVAASFDDPRKASLAKILRKFRLSGIELQPAQQQRLARLNRDIRQLEQLFQSNLELANTAWSMHIDDVTQLEGLSPAVLARMALNARQAGLEGWLLTLDQNTFRSLMTHAHNRPLREAYFTAWMNRASDRGPQANELNNTPVLTVLLALRQEKAELLGFENFVQLRLENRMATSPKQVGDFLREQMATNRPSLQRDAKALLAFARTRGIADIQTWDEDFLAEQLRLEQLNGALKGLRQYFPLEGTLRRLCRFSERLFGISIVEQTTLNHWDETVRLLEISEYEQVIGHIYVDPFHREDAADYAFTSALRIRRINAEGRPALPIAHLYCNFTPVTEDHPCLLSSENLRVLFHEFGHCLQHVLTRSPHRNLSGISQLGRDTAEFAGQLFEHWCLSAECLLWLGAHYQSGERLTEQRINTALTAIGAHTSRATGVLLMSALFDLELHRSHGDGRSIEQVFEDVQGEFPELRLSGYHRFANGFDYLVTGYEASVYAYKWSGVLASEVFTRFQRDGVFDPQTGRDFREAFFSPGDSRSMLSALAAFLGRPVNPGLLASPID